In a genomic window of Chiloscyllium punctatum isolate Juve2018m unplaced genomic scaffold, sChiPun1.3 scaffold_1615, whole genome shotgun sequence:
- the LOC140475394 gene encoding threonine--tRNA ligase 1, cytoplasmic-like isoform X2 → MMREGHPFERVEVPRAELLELFQYNEFKLWLIERKVRTPTATVYRCGSLIDLCRGPHIRHTGQIKAFRIEKSAAVHWDGNPEKELLHRIHGISFPDPKGLAEWDRLQEEARNRDHRKIGKDQELFFFHQSSPGSCFFLPKGAYIYNTLTDFIKEGYRKRGFQEVVTPNIFSQRLWEQSGHWDHYRDNIFSFQVDNHTYSLKPMNCPAHCLMYSHRPRSWRELPVRLADFGVLHRNEFSGALSGLVRVRRFQQDDAHIFCTTEQIGEEIEGCLEFLQDVYQVFGFSFRLYLSTRPETFMGDVEVWDLAEKQLQSSLEAFGQPWELNPGDGAFYGPKIDVQIKDAIGRDHQCATIQLDFQLPSRFGLSYIGKDGRVKASPVLIHRAILGSVERMIAILSENYAGKWPFWLSPSQVMVLAVSGSTADYAQQVHQQLQEAGIMSEICLDTGSTLNRRIRKAQLAQFNFILGMRAHGNTTTTQQHRVRDRLLGRRSDRRGL, encoded by the exons ATGATGAGAGAGGGACATCCTTTCGAGCGAGTGGAGGTGCCGAGAGCAGAGCTTTTGGAGCTGTTCCAG taCAACGAGTTCAAGTTGTGGTTAATCGAGAGGAAGGTGCGCACGCCAACAGCTACAGTTTACAG GTGTGGCTCGCTGATCGATCTGTGTCGAGGGCCTCACATCAGACACACGGGTCAGATCAAAGCTTTCCGAATCGAGAAG AGTGCGGCTGTGCACTGGGACGGGAATCCAGAGAAGGAGCTACTGCACAGGATTCATGGGATCTCCTTTCCAGATCCCAAAGGGCTGGCGGAGTGGGATCGACTGCAGGAGGAGGCGAGGAACCGAGACCATCGGAAGATCGGGAAG GACCAGGAGCTGTTTTTTTTCCACCAGTCGAGTCCTGGCAGCTGTTTTTTCCTGCCGAAGGGAGCGTATATCTACAACACCCTCACCGACTTCATCAAG GAAGGGTATCGGAAACGGGGTTTTCAGGAAGTGGTGACCCCCAATATCTTCAGCCAGAGGTTGTGGGAGCAGTCGGGTCACTGGGACCATTACAGAGACAACATCTTCTCCTTCCAAGTCGACAATCACACCTACTCACTGAAGCCCATGAACTGTCCCGCGCACTG CCTGATGTACAGCCATCGGCCGCGCTCCTGGCGGGAGCTCCCCGTCCGACTGGCAGACTTCGGGGTGCTGCACAGGAACGAGTTCTCCGGTGCCCTGTCCGGCCTGGTGCGCGTGCGGCGCTTTCAGCAGGACGATGCCCACATCTTCTGTACCACCGAGCAG ATTGGGGAGGAAATCGAAGGCTGTCTTGAATTCCTACAGGACGTGTACCAGGTCTTTGGCTTCAGCTTCCGGCTCTACCTCTCCACGCGACCGGAGACCTTCATGGGAGACGTTGAAGTCTGGGATCTGGCGGAAAAG cagCTGCAGAGTAGCCTGGAGGCCTTTGGCCAGCCTTGGGAGCTGAACCCTGGAGACGGTGCTTTCTATGGCCCCAAG ATTGACGTCCAGATCAAGGATGCCATTGGCCGGGACCACCAGTGCGCTACCATCCAGTTAGATTTCCAGCTGCCCAGTCGCTTCGGACTGAGCTACATCGG GAAAGATGGCCGTGTGAAAGCGAGTCCAGTGTTGATTCACCGTGCGATCCTGGGCTCAGTGGAGAGGATGATCGCCATCCTGTCTGAGAATTACGCAGGCAAATG GCCATTCTGGCTCTCACCTTCGCAGGTCATGGTGCTGGCCGTGAGTGGCAGCACTGCAGACTACGCCCAACAG GTCCACCAGCAGCTGCAGGAGGCAGGGATCATGTCGGAAATCTGCCTGGATACTGGATCAACGCTCAACAGGAGGATCCGGAAAGCTCAACTGGCCCAGTTCAACTTCATCCTGGGTATGAGAGCACACGGCAATACCACCACCACACAACAGCACCGGGTCAgagacagg
- the LOC140475394 gene encoding threonine--tRNA ligase 1, cytoplasmic-like isoform X3, translating to MMREGHPFERVEVPRAELLELFQYNEFKLWLIERKVRTPTATVYRCGSLIDLCRGPHIRHTGQIKAFRIEKSAAVHWDGNPEKELLHRIHGISFPDPKGLAEWDRLQEEARNRDHRKIGKDQELFFFHQSSPGSCFFLPKGAYIYNTLTDFIKEGYRKRGFQEVVTPNIFSQRLWEQSGHWDHYRDNIFSFQVDNHTYSLKPMNCPAHCLMYSHRPRSWRELPVRLADFGVLHRNEFSGALSGLVRVRRFQQDDAHIFCTTEQIGEEIEGCLEFLQDVYQVFGFSFRLYLSTRPETFMGDVEVWDLAEKQLQSSLEAFGQPWELNPGDGAFYGPKIDVQIKDAIGRDHQCATIQLDFQLPSRFGLSYIGKDGRVKASPVLIHRAILGSVERMIAILSENYAGKWPFWLSPSQVMVLAVSGSTADYAQQLLGRRSDRRGL from the exons ATGATGAGAGAGGGACATCCTTTCGAGCGAGTGGAGGTGCCGAGAGCAGAGCTTTTGGAGCTGTTCCAG taCAACGAGTTCAAGTTGTGGTTAATCGAGAGGAAGGTGCGCACGCCAACAGCTACAGTTTACAG GTGTGGCTCGCTGATCGATCTGTGTCGAGGGCCTCACATCAGACACACGGGTCAGATCAAAGCTTTCCGAATCGAGAAG AGTGCGGCTGTGCACTGGGACGGGAATCCAGAGAAGGAGCTACTGCACAGGATTCATGGGATCTCCTTTCCAGATCCCAAAGGGCTGGCGGAGTGGGATCGACTGCAGGAGGAGGCGAGGAACCGAGACCATCGGAAGATCGGGAAG GACCAGGAGCTGTTTTTTTTCCACCAGTCGAGTCCTGGCAGCTGTTTTTTCCTGCCGAAGGGAGCGTATATCTACAACACCCTCACCGACTTCATCAAG GAAGGGTATCGGAAACGGGGTTTTCAGGAAGTGGTGACCCCCAATATCTTCAGCCAGAGGTTGTGGGAGCAGTCGGGTCACTGGGACCATTACAGAGACAACATCTTCTCCTTCCAAGTCGACAATCACACCTACTCACTGAAGCCCATGAACTGTCCCGCGCACTG CCTGATGTACAGCCATCGGCCGCGCTCCTGGCGGGAGCTCCCCGTCCGACTGGCAGACTTCGGGGTGCTGCACAGGAACGAGTTCTCCGGTGCCCTGTCCGGCCTGGTGCGCGTGCGGCGCTTTCAGCAGGACGATGCCCACATCTTCTGTACCACCGAGCAG ATTGGGGAGGAAATCGAAGGCTGTCTTGAATTCCTACAGGACGTGTACCAGGTCTTTGGCTTCAGCTTCCGGCTCTACCTCTCCACGCGACCGGAGACCTTCATGGGAGACGTTGAAGTCTGGGATCTGGCGGAAAAG cagCTGCAGAGTAGCCTGGAGGCCTTTGGCCAGCCTTGGGAGCTGAACCCTGGAGACGGTGCTTTCTATGGCCCCAAG ATTGACGTCCAGATCAAGGATGCCATTGGCCGGGACCACCAGTGCGCTACCATCCAGTTAGATTTCCAGCTGCCCAGTCGCTTCGGACTGAGCTACATCGG GAAAGATGGCCGTGTGAAAGCGAGTCCAGTGTTGATTCACCGTGCGATCCTGGGCTCAGTGGAGAGGATGATCGCCATCCTGTCTGAGAATTACGCAGGCAAATG GCCATTCTGGCTCTCACCTTCGCAGGTCATGGTGCTGGCCGTGAGTGGCAGCACTGCAGACTACGCCCAACAG
- the LOC140475394 gene encoding threonine--tRNA ligase 1, cytoplasmic-like isoform X1, with the protein MMREGHPFERVEVPRAELLELFQYNEFKLWLIERKVRTPTATVYRCGSLIDLCRGPHIRHTGQIKAFRIEKSAAVHWDGNPEKELLHRIHGISFPDPKGLAEWDRLQEEARNRDHRKIGKDQELFFFHQSSPGSCFFLPKGAYIYNTLTDFIKEGYRKRGFQEVVTPNIFSQRLWEQSGHWDHYRDNIFSFQVDNHTYSLKPMNCPAHCLMYSHRPRSWRELPVRLADFGVLHRNEFSGALSGLVRVRRFQQDDAHIFCTTEQIGEEIEGCLEFLQDVYQVFGFSFRLYLSTRPETFMGDVEVWDLAEKQLQSSLEAFGQPWELNPGDGAFYGPKIDVQIKDAIGRDHQCATIQLDFQLPSRFGLSYIGKDGRVKASPVLIHRAILGSVERMIAILSENYAGKWPFWLSPSQVMVLAVSGSTADYAQQVHQQLQEAGIMSEICLDTGSTLNRRIRKAQLAQFNFILVVGEKERSTGSVNVRTRDNKQHGLRGVSETVRRLLELRESRCGNAEEEF; encoded by the exons ATGATGAGAGAGGGACATCCTTTCGAGCGAGTGGAGGTGCCGAGAGCAGAGCTTTTGGAGCTGTTCCAG taCAACGAGTTCAAGTTGTGGTTAATCGAGAGGAAGGTGCGCACGCCAACAGCTACAGTTTACAG GTGTGGCTCGCTGATCGATCTGTGTCGAGGGCCTCACATCAGACACACGGGTCAGATCAAAGCTTTCCGAATCGAGAAG AGTGCGGCTGTGCACTGGGACGGGAATCCAGAGAAGGAGCTACTGCACAGGATTCATGGGATCTCCTTTCCAGATCCCAAAGGGCTGGCGGAGTGGGATCGACTGCAGGAGGAGGCGAGGAACCGAGACCATCGGAAGATCGGGAAG GACCAGGAGCTGTTTTTTTTCCACCAGTCGAGTCCTGGCAGCTGTTTTTTCCTGCCGAAGGGAGCGTATATCTACAACACCCTCACCGACTTCATCAAG GAAGGGTATCGGAAACGGGGTTTTCAGGAAGTGGTGACCCCCAATATCTTCAGCCAGAGGTTGTGGGAGCAGTCGGGTCACTGGGACCATTACAGAGACAACATCTTCTCCTTCCAAGTCGACAATCACACCTACTCACTGAAGCCCATGAACTGTCCCGCGCACTG CCTGATGTACAGCCATCGGCCGCGCTCCTGGCGGGAGCTCCCCGTCCGACTGGCAGACTTCGGGGTGCTGCACAGGAACGAGTTCTCCGGTGCCCTGTCCGGCCTGGTGCGCGTGCGGCGCTTTCAGCAGGACGATGCCCACATCTTCTGTACCACCGAGCAG ATTGGGGAGGAAATCGAAGGCTGTCTTGAATTCCTACAGGACGTGTACCAGGTCTTTGGCTTCAGCTTCCGGCTCTACCTCTCCACGCGACCGGAGACCTTCATGGGAGACGTTGAAGTCTGGGATCTGGCGGAAAAG cagCTGCAGAGTAGCCTGGAGGCCTTTGGCCAGCCTTGGGAGCTGAACCCTGGAGACGGTGCTTTCTATGGCCCCAAG ATTGACGTCCAGATCAAGGATGCCATTGGCCGGGACCACCAGTGCGCTACCATCCAGTTAGATTTCCAGCTGCCCAGTCGCTTCGGACTGAGCTACATCGG GAAAGATGGCCGTGTGAAAGCGAGTCCAGTGTTGATTCACCGTGCGATCCTGGGCTCAGTGGAGAGGATGATCGCCATCCTGTCTGAGAATTACGCAGGCAAATG GCCATTCTGGCTCTCACCTTCGCAGGTCATGGTGCTGGCCGTGAGTGGCAGCACTGCAGACTACGCCCAACAG GTCCACCAGCAGCTGCAGGAGGCAGGGATCATGTCGGAAATCTGCCTGGATACTGGATCAACGCTCAACAGGAGGATCCGGAAAGCTCAACTGGCCCAGTTCAACTTCATCCTGG